cttgttttctgatgatgttaagatgcgtacttactttgttgctaaaatatttccattctcattaaaggatgacgctaaaacttggtataataatttgccacctaattctattaaaagtccgaaagaattgcttgatgttttcttccgcaaatactttcctgctagtgctcaacatattgctttgcagagaatttataattttaatcaggaagatgaagagaaattgcctgaggcttggtcgagattctgctctcttattagagctcgacctgagcatgatttggaaaagcatgatttacttgatatattttatagtggactaaccattgagtctagggcatacctggatagttgtgctggttgtgttttcaggaaaagaactccagacgatgctgaagaattattggctaaaataaaccggaatcatgatgattggactacgcctgaaccaactccaactccaatattgaagaagcggggtttaattaaattgaatgatgaagatatgagggaagccaagaagtctctcaaggagaaaggtattaaatctgaagatgtgaagaatctacctcctatagaagatatatgtgagataattcccccttcatccatgattgaggtaaactcccttcaacgctttactagggaagatattccgtattcgaaacctcctgcacaatgcttagatgagtttgataattatattgttaagcaagaaaattttaatatgagagtagagaatcatttaatggaaaattctcaagctattagtgaattgcatgatattgtggagagaacctccaatgatgttaagatgcttgttaaacattttcaaatgattcaaactcaaattgatcaactcactaaagtgcaaaatgacttgttagggaataattctaaagagaaacatgcttatgaagtaacaactagaggtggtgtctctacccaggatcctctatatcctgaagggcatcccaaaagagttgaacaagattctcaacgcattgaacctagtgctcattctaggaagaaaaagaagaagaaacataaaaatgttgtagaatcctacgaactcgttaatgatcctaatagtatttctatttctgatgctgaaactgaaagtggtaatgaacatgataatgataatgataatgataagaatgatactcctgataaagaagaggttgaagaagaacctgaaaagcatgctaaaaataaaaagtacactaaagaagattttattgctgagaaacatggtaatgaaagagaaccttgggtgcaaaagcaaatgccttttcctgctaagaaactaaaatcaaaggaagaagaacactataataaattttgcgattggatgaaacctttattcttgcaaatccctttgactgatgctattaaattgcctccttattcaaagtatatgaaagatattgttactaacaaaaggaaaatccccaatgaggaaatttccactatgcttgctaattactctttcaatggcaaaattccaaagaagttgggcgacccaggtatacctactattccttgttctattaagaataattatgttaaaactgctctatgtgatttgggagctggagttagtgttatgcctttttctctttataagagactttacttagataagctgatacctactgatatatctttgcaaatggctaataaatctactgctattcctgttggtatatgtgagaatgttcctgttcaagttactactaactgcttgatattaactgattttgttgtgttggaaatgccggaagatgataatatgtctattattcttgggagaccttttcttaacaccgcaggggctgttattgattgcaataaaggaaaggttactttcaatgttgatgatagggagcataccgtttatttccccaagaagattgataaagtatgtggagtcaatactatttctaatgtgagaactatcaaagtgggaactattgattgtcctatatatgagcctaaggaagaatatcaaactctcgtgattggatccatatcaatacaattcaaggtaacatgattgatttgaggtttatttcttcttatgctatgtaaaatttatttggtggcaagacttgatcaaccttgttaacaaatactttttgtatgcatagagggtaaacaacatctctttcttcctccacttgctctagttgctgtagcacttttaatttgcaaagtcccttagttatttgaagatttcaaaatttctcctggccagtaataataaactaaatacccagaaatgtgcatttttcaaagttttcaaaaattcacaaaaattataccgttggtcctatttttcgacgaggcacctgggagcactagaggatgacctgtggggcaccagagggcgccaaaccacaggccggcgcggccaaggaggtggccgcgccaccatgtggtgtgggcccccctctgccccactttgtcatctctttcgcccagaacagtctctctcccgaaaaaactcgtaccaagttcttctcactcgcgtttttgctccagagctccagatttttcgatctctttgctcagcccagatttctgtctgaaatttggcacatttgctcttcgaaaatggagtggaatagatatcacttgaaccagcaagaattggaagtccaacaagttatgatagtcaatcgtgaagagggagtatacccctcttactacccgtgcgcggatttcatgagaagcgcggggatacttgaagatgttcaaactctaatttctcgtgcagggctgagtgactttgttgaaggagagccaagacaatatgtaaaattaactatggcttttgtgcaggacttcaagtttaattggtcgcggtctaaccccacggtccagtataaaatttacaataaaactgtcaacttgccatttagtgctttttgtgcagcaattagaataccgcaatgggggtcgtgcgagaagataaggggatcgccgcaagaactctcggatctctacaagatgatttgcgatggaaggagtttctcaggtgaaagtggtaaaatcactagtattcaactcccggctatccgctactttgcctattttattaccaagtgcgttctcgctaaaaggattggtggtaaactttctatcccggatttggcttttctagctgcagcactgcaaaatagtaggtcttataatttgggggcattaatagcttatagacttgctactaaccgtgagaaaggtggaatttgtggaggtctcatcgcctctcgtttactagcttttcataatgtagaacctcatcattttgatattccgttccccatagaaaaacttgacatagcctctatgattaaacataaatttgtttcagattcctccaacttgggtaacctgtattataggatgatattttataagaaagtttggagaataactaagaaaactgagaaattagtaagattgcctgcgcctgttctgtctaaccttgattccaggggagattggtcggttacagaaggtgcactggatgcacacatagagagaggaggccatcatgcaagagacgacatagaggtcgaggagcacctcgactcatcatccgatgcagcaagttcctcgcatcaacatggtggatatgcggagcctccacgcttttcttctgcacaggagctttactatgactactccatggactacccaccggcgaggaacaacgaccctcgctggggttgaactccacttaggccaaaagcctaagcttggggggaggtataccagcatcactcattctttgcatattatggttgctggatacttgcacatacttgttttgttcatttgagtggttttctaatgagaggaagataatatttggggaagtgctgcctgaaaacagattctggaacgttaccgtaaaaattctcaaaaatagccagagcgtcattttgagctgccaatttttgtgcaggttccccaggttgttatctaactttcattagttgaacacttttcgatctgagcaacgtaagatttttgtaaaaatcgatttctgtactgctgtcaggttttggcagatttctgccatctcgcttttatttgtttcttttagtttgctatttcttgtttttgctttgtttcctttccaaaacaaaaaaagaccaaaaatatttctgttgtttctcttcaccatttgtttgctttagtttcttgcatttgtttcactttatttgctattgctagtttgctataagaaaacccaaaaagattttgctttgtttgtttgtttcctcttgttcttatttgcaatttgaaaacaccaaaaatatttgctgttcttctctggtttgtaaagttctttatgagttcaatggtcttcggtggctggagcgtggttttcacttcatattatccaagctgcacaagtgaaaaggcaataatgacgatctacgacaatctgattgtggtgagaggctggtatgaactctatttgttttcatttttgtacatatactcatccatgtgagcatgcttagttggttcatgtgaagtatatgttatttgagaaagtctagtagtttatgatctctcatgtttagctccaatctattaataagagtagcatgtcatggatgtttgtttgcattgttttattcataagtaagtatggcattgtggtatcctcctctgaataattcatttatatcgacttggcacatgctcacgcatgcatatgactgaacaaaaagtcaattaagcctcgatgatctatattgcttcagagttcttgtatcacttttatgcctccgttaatttattttgccgcaagcatgattatgacgattcgctctcttgatttgtcgctccctagtctattgctagccttcacttgtactgagcgggaacgctgctcgtgcttccaaacacctgaaaaccaagttattccagagtgtccaccataaatacctatgcatggcatttcaaaccattccaagtaaattctcatgcgctacctttaaaaccttcaaaatgcttctcaatttgtgtttatgtttcatagctcatgaggaagtatgtggtgtttagctttcaaccttgtcatttacttttgacggactctcatatggactagtggcacatccgcttatccaataattttgcaaaaaagagctggcaatgggattcccagtcccgaattaattaacttaaatagacactcctccatggtttgtgattgttggacggcacccgaaggattcggttagccatggcttgtgtaagcaaaggttggggggagtgtcatcatcataataaaactaaaataaaaaggcactccttcatggtatgagattgttggcaggcacccgaggattcggttagccatggtttgtgtaagaaaggttggaaggagtgccaaataaatatgcaataattcatgggagccgctcttgaaagtccggttggcgaggtagttagtgtacccattgccattcgttgacaacaacaaacccctctcaaaataattttactcctgcctttataaaaatgaaaagctctagcgcatgttaatccctgcttccctctgcgaagggtcaatcttttacttttatgttgtgtctccattatttctttgagcactatcttgagagcacaactgtcattcttagtataatatgcttgtctcaaaatatgattgattgtggtataactttgatgcatttatcttttgacaatcactacttctagtctttctatgaactccagaggtgcccgggcatttatgttttgccaaccaaatacaggcaagcgagataccactttatcatactctcttatgaacattgcaatcttgcttatatacatgattcatgatgcttcttattaattgttggtacctttccatgattgacatagctgttagatgatcttatttgcatatatctcattatgaactgctcgagtattagccatagcatgagaatatatacatcatatgagcaaatgtgttcgtgaaagttcttttatcgctcagttgttaactgaattgcttgaggacaagcaataagctaagcttggggggagttgatacgtccaaaacgtaactactttcccgaacacttttgctattgttttgcctctaatttgtgtgttttggatgcaactaacacagactaacgctgttttcagcagaactgctctggtgtctcgtttttgtgcagaaatccaactttcgggaaaaacctcggaatttatgcagaaggcactattttcccaggaaactagcggagccagaaggacaattgaggtggaggcccgagggccacacaccatagggcggcgcggcccagggggggcccgcgcggccctgtggtgtggccccctcggccggcctccgacgccctccttcggactatttatcggcctcgacctaaaaacgcacggggagaagtcgaagtcgccagaaacactccagaacgccgccacatcgcgaaactccgtcgcgggagccagaagtctccgttctagcactccgccgggacggggaattggaggagatcatcgccgccatcaccgccaacgcctctacatcaaccagccatgtttcccccatccatgtgtgagtaattcccccgctgtaggccgaaggggatggtagggattggatgagattggtcatgtaatagcataagattgttagggcatagtgcctagtgtccgtagttggtactttgatgatattgttgcaacttgttatgcttaatgcttgtcactagggcccgagtgccatgatctcagatctgaacatgttattgtttcatcatgatattcattgtttatggtcttacctataagttgtatacacatgtcgctgtccggaaccgatggccccgaagtgacagaaatcgggacaaccggagggaatggtagcgatgtgaggatcacatgtgttcacggagtgttaatgctttgctccggtactctattaaaaggagtaccttaatatccagtagtttcccttgaggcccggctgccaccggctggtaggacaaaagatgttgtgcaagtttctcattgcgagcacgcacgactatatatggaacacatgcctattgattgctttgtacttggacaccgttttattattatctgcaaatgccctgctatgattgttacatgagtttctctcatccatgcaacgcccgtcatccgtccccgtgcctacgcgTATTTTAATCTcgatgtttactaaaatcactaccgctgtctctcgttactcgctatcgttatttcactactgctactgctataaacctgttactactgataaacccttgcgagcaagtctgtttccaggtgcaactgaattgacaactccgttgttaaggcttccaagtgttctttgtctccccttgtgtcgaatcaataaattgggttttacttccctcgaagactgttgcgatcccctatacttgtgggtcatcacgagcCATCTTAGAGCACGAGCATTTGTACACATCGTCATCAGAGGAAACAGTAACCACATATATTAATCTGGGGAACTCTGCATTTCTATAGTTTGCCACCCTAATAACTCTGTACAATCTCTTCTCTTCCACAACTTCAACGTTGTAAGCAGTACCCTTCCTTAGCTCTTCAGCAAACTTGTCGTATATTGGGTCTGTGTAGATTTTCATTGCTTCCCTTTCAAGAGGATTGAATCCCCAATTCACAGACTCCTTGAACTCACTTTTCTCTCTTAGGCGATCTAGGTCGGACTGTTTTTTTTCTTGTATTATGATATACTCCTTGAAGAATGTTGCAATCGAGTCCTTCCTTTTTACATAGTGTTTGAATAAGGAGTTTGTGCTCTCACTTCTCCCCGTCGATGAAGTGAATGGGAAGAATCTCTCTTTGAAATATGCTGGGACCCACTGAGCTCTGATGTCATATATCCTGTCCATGTGTGGCTCTCCCAAAGCATTGTGACGCTCCAGTAGATCATGCCAGCTATTTTCGAATTCCTCTGGAGTAAATGAGTTCCTTATAACCGCTCTTAGTTCTTCCTTTAGAGTCCCTCTTACTGCGAAGAATAGGGACAACTTGTCATCCAGGTTCTTGCTGATGTGAAAGTTGCATAAACGGTGCACTGCGTAAGGTAATGCTTTAGATATTGCAATCCTCATTGCAACGTCTTGGTCTGTTATTATAGTTTCTGGGTGCTTGTTGTCCATAGCAGACAGGAATTCCTCAAACAGCCACTTGAAAGTGTCTGCTCTCTCATCCTCCAGCAGTCCTACTCCAAACACGACTGTTTTGCCATAGTTATCAACCCCTAATATTGGAGCAAATGGCATCCCATACTGGTTGGTTGAAAATGTTGTATCAAATGATACAAATTGACCAAACTTTGAGTAGTTTGCCCTCCCTATTTGGTCTGTCCAAAATATACTTTTCACTCTATTATCGCTGTCAACATCAAGTGAATGTCTGAATCCAGGCATCTTTTCACGTGCTTCCTTGAATAGTAGCAACAACTCTTCAATGTCCCTGTTCttaattttctttctttcttttgctAGCTCGTTCTCTAGGTTTTTTGTATCAAATGGAACTGCCCTGAAGCTTCCCCTTATTTTCCTGAATATTTTCATTATGTTCCTGGGTGGAACTCTTGTTTCTTGTAGGATGTGGATTAGAGTCTTGTCTGATGCAGACATTGACCTGTGACACTTCATGAACCTTACTATCCACTCTGACGGAGCTAGGTTGTGGTTATGTTCTAGTCTTACGTTACTTATTGACCACTTTCCTCTGTATTCCTTCACAAACATTCTGACTTTGCATTTTGTCTGCACAATCCTGGAAGTCCGTCTCTGTCTGAGTGCACTGTCAACGTATGTATCGTCACGACATCTGTTGCATGCGAATGTCTGTCTTGTTATTTCATTGGTTTTTCTAGACTCGTAGGAGGTGTCCTTTTTATTGCAAATCCAACCCTTCTTGCGTACACTGCAAAGAAGAAGAATGCATCATCTTTTGAATCGAATTCCATCCCAACTGTGGGAGTAGATGCCTCTGATATCTCTTGCattgttggatacttcttgtttgcAAACATTCTGTCCATTTCAAGCTCTTCAAAATCGGTTCCTCTGGATTCAAAGCACCGACTCAAGAGTTTCTTCATATTTTTCATCTTCTTTGTTCCCATGCTCATCACCATTTGAATAATCAGCATTGTCAGCTGGGCATGCATTCTCaccagcaaatgatgcaccatctGCATGCAATTCTGGGATGTTGCTATCAGCATATCCTTCGTTGTCTTCGTTCTCGAATTTGAGCACCTGGTTTTCACATAGATGCATCATGGTTTTTGGGGTATCAGCTATGGTGTTTTGTTAATGTCTCCCAAATAAACTCAAtgtttttactttatttttgtttgtaAATTATGTTACGTGAAGCAATTTGACatgttacctcatttaaatcgaaGTCCTTGCATTTTTGTTTGCTCGCCCTTGTGATGTTTGATGACGTATGTCCTTCCGCTTCCGAGTTTTGCTTGTGCATGTAAAAACTTTCTTCAACTGCTTGTAGCTCTGCCAAGCTTTCGAGCTCAGCTCTCTCTTTCCTTCTCTGAAGAAATGCCTGTAATGTGTAACAAAGACTTttattagtttttcttttttgagGATATGAACAAATCCCATCTCTATAGTCTGCAGAGGTTCATTACCTGTGCAAATTTATCTACCATCCTCCCAAGACCTTTGTATCGGTGTCTTCCCTGTCATAGATCCAAATATACTTTCTGCAGCGGTTGTTCCATCCTCCTGTTGTGTTTTTCCCGACTCATTCGCTTTTGTTGTATCCATCTGCAAAAGAAATTATTGTTGTATCAGAGTTACTCTTTCTGTTTTACATTTGTTAGTCATAGTCACAtgtttatgtatatgagtttaaaTCAATTTTTTTTTCATATCTGCCTTTTTCAGATAATGGAGGATTTAACTTTTTTGTGTGCAAGTCAATAAGAGTCTGTGGAGCTATGGACAAAGAATTATGGACAGATGATACACAGTGTTACCATTTTTGTTCTACGTGTGCTGTGTAACTTTTAGTACACAGGAGGATGTTAACAGAGTTTTTCTTAATTCTgtctctttttttatttttttttctctttgagCTGTGTAAAGTGATCAATGTTCTGTAAGTTTCTCTATGTGATGTAAATTGTATGTTTTTTCCCATTTAATATTCTACTATGCTGAACCTTTTCTATATTTTCTATTATGGTAAATGAAGGTATTGTACATATGATTTTCTAGGTTTTCTAGATGAAAAATGCATGTGCTAGTTGAATTAAGTACTAACCTTTCCTTTTTATACCGTATGCTGGTGGGTGAATTTCCTATCTCAGATCAAGGACTCATCCCGTAAACCACTTGGATGATTTTGTCTATAACCTGAGCTCCCTAAATCTCTCTCTCTAGAAGTTCTTCGTGAAATTTGTATTTTTGACCGTGGGGGGTAGAAGTTCTTTCGTGGCTGGGTTTAAGAAAAAGGATGATTCTCAGATTTCGTCCGTCTGGTCCACTTGCTCCATT
This region of Lolium perenne isolate Kyuss_39 chromosome 2, Kyuss_2.0, whole genome shotgun sequence genomic DNA includes:
- the LOC127328422 gene encoding protein FAR1-RELATED SEQUENCE 5-like gives rise to the protein MSASDKTLIHILQETRVPPRNIMKIFRKIRGSFRAVPFDTKNLENELAKERKKIKNRDIEELLLLFKEAREKMPGFRHSLDVDSDNRVKSIFWTDQIGRANYSKFGQFVSFDTTFSTNQYGMPFAPILGVDNYGKTVVFGVGLLEDERADTFKWLFEEFLSAMDNKHPETIITDQDVAMRIAISKALPYAVHRLCNFHISKNLDDKLSLFFAVRGTLKEELRAVIRNSFTPEEFENSWHDLLERHNALGEPHMDRIYDIRAQWVPAYFKERFFPFTSSTGRSESTNSLFKHYVKRKDSIATFFKEYIIIQEKKQSDLDRLREKSEFKESVNWGFNPLEREAMKIYTDPIYDKFAEELRKGTAYNVEVVEEKRLYRVIRVANYRNAEFPRLIYVVTVSSDDDVYKCSCSKMARDDPQV